The following DNA comes from Amycolatopsis albispora.
GGCGCAACGGCGGGGTGCGGCTGGTCGACGGCTGGCGGGCGCGGCTGGACGGGCTGACCTCTCGCGAGGCGGTGGCGATCTTCGCCTTCGGGGTGCCGGAGGCGCTGGGTGCGCTCGGCCTCGGCACCGCGGTTTCGGCGGCGCACGCGAAGGTCTCGGCGAGCCTGCCCAAGGAACTGCGGGAGCAGGCGGAACACGTGGCCGGGCGCTTCCACCTGGATGCGCCCGGCTGGTTCCGCGGGGAGGACTCGGCGGGCTCGCTGGCCACGGTGACGCGGGCGGTGTGGGAGTCGCGGCGGCTGCGGGTGTCCTACCGGCGCCGGGACAAGATCGCCGAACGGCTGCTGGAACCGCTCGGGCTGGTGCTCAAAGCGGGGGTTTGGTACCTGGTCGCGCGAGTCCCCGAGGACGACGCGCTGCGCACCTACCGCGTCGGGCGGATCAGCGAGGCGGAGTTGCTGGACGAGCGGTTCACGCGGCCGGAGGGGTTCGACCTCGCGGGCTGGTGGCGGGAGTCGTCGGCGGCGTTCGAGCAGTTCACCATGCGGATCGAGGTACGCCTGCGGTTGAGCCCGCGTGCGTTCCGGCAGCTGCCGCGGGTGCTGGGCCCGGAGGCCATGCCGTCCGCGCTGCTCGAACGGCACGACCTGCCCGACGGCTGGATCGAAGCGCGACTGGCGATGGAAACCGAGGAGATCGCCATCGGACAGCTGACCTCGCTCGGGGGTGACGTGGAGGTGCTGTCCCCCGAGTCGATCCGAGCGGGACTGGCGGCCATCGGCGCCGAGATGGCCGCCAGGAACGCCCCGCTCGACTAGCCAGGTGTCACGAATGTGGCTTTCGAGACGCCAGACGTCTCGAAAGCCACATTCGTGACATGACGGGTTACCGGTAGCCGGTGGCGTCGGCGGGTTTGCCTACCGACTCGACCTCTTCGATGTAGCGCCACGCGTCGGGCCTGCTGCCGTCCACGTCGTTGATCGAGTACAGCTTGGCCAGCTGGCCGCTGCTCACCGTCTTCCCCGCGAACCTGGCCCGGTCCGGGTCGGCGGCCAGCGCCGCCACCGTGCGACCGGCGAACGTCGGCGTTTCCGAGATGACGAAGTGCGGGTGCTCCGCACACGCGTCCCGCCAGTTTTCCTCCGTGACGCCGAATCCTTCCAGCATCGCCTCCGAGCGGAGCCAGCCCGGCGTGAAGCCGATCGCCGTGCAGCCGTACGGTTCCAGCTCCGCCGCCTGCCCGATCGCCAGCAGGTGCCCGTTCGCCTTCGCCAGGTAGTACGGCAGCGTCGCCCCCTTGCGGTAGTTCGCGTTGTACTCCTGCGTGCCGTCGGTCATCTCGACCACCAGCCCACCCGGCTGCCGGATCATCAGCGGCAGCAGGTGGTGGCTGGTGATCAGGTGCGAGTGCACACCCAACTGCAGCTGGCGCAACCCGTTCTCCAGGTTGTGCTTCCAGATCGGCGCCTCCCATTCCAGGTACGGGTCACCGCCCCACAGGCCGTTGACCAGGATGTCGAGCCGCCCCTGCTCCCGGTCCACCCGCTCCGCCAGCGACGCCACCTGCGCGCTCTCCAGGTGGTCGACGCGCACCGCGATCGCCTTGCCCCCGGCGTCCTCCACCAGCTCCGCGGTGTCCTCAATGGACTCCGGCCGGTCCACTTCGGACCGCTCGGTCCTGGTGGTGCGCCCCGTGACGTACACCGTCGCCCCCAGGCGGCCCAGTTCGACCGCGATCGCCCGGCTCGCGCCACGCGTCGCCCCGGCGACCACCGCCACCTTGCCCGACAGTGCTGCTCCCATGCCCGCTCCTTCTTGTGCGTTTCCGGACGAGCACCAGCATCGAACCGAACCATGACAGAACCTGGCATGGTTTCCGCGAAAACCACCTGAGACGGCTCTCAGCCCGCCGTGCGTTGAGCCGGTTGTGGACCTTGCCCTGCTGGCGTTGTTCGTGATCGCGGTCGTGCCCCTGCTCCCGACCGAGGTCGCGTTGATCGGGCTGGCCGCGACGGCGGCGCAGCAGGAGGAGTCCGTGCTGCCGGTGCTCGTGGTCGCGGTGACCGGCTGCCTGGTCTCGGACCAGCTCGTCTACCTGGCCGGCGCGCGCGGTACCGGACTCGTCGACCGGCTGCGCCGAAGGCCCAGCGTGGCCAGCGGGCTCCACCGGCTGGCCGAAACGAGCGAACGCCACCCCCGTGCGCCGCTGGTGCTCATCCGCTGGCTGCCCGGCGGCGGCACGATCGGCGCGCTGGTCGCCGGGGCGCTGCGCTGGCCGTTCCGCCACTTCCTGGCCGCGTCGGCGATCGGGGTGACGCTCTGGTGCGCCTACATCGCCACCATTGGCTATCTCGGCGGCAGTCTGATCGACGAACCGGCCGTCGGATTACTGGCCTCGCTCGCCGTCGCCGTCGGGCTGGGCGCGTTGCTCAGCCTGGTCGACCGCGTCCGGCAGGGTCGCCGCGGCGACCTCGGCGTGTAGCGCGCCGAGCACCGCCGCCACCGCCGGGCGACCGGCGGCGCCCTTGCGCAGCACCACCTCGATGTGCCGGGCCGCGCGGATCCCGGCCAGCGGCCGCCGCAGCAGGCACTCACCGGCCGCGCGGCTGATCGCGTACCGGGGCAGCAGCGCCACCCCGTGCCCGGCCGCGACCAGCGCCTCGATCACCCGGAAGTCGTTGATCCGCTGGAACACCGTCGGCTGCACGCCGGTGCGCACGGTCAGCGAGCGCAGCACGTCATCCACCGGGAAGCCGACGTCCACGCCGATCCACCGCTCCCCCGCCAGCTCCGCGAGGTCGACCCGTTCCTCACCGGCGAGCCGGTGTCCCGGCGGCAGCGCCACGTCCAGTGGTTCGCGCAGCAGGTGGACCACGTCGAGCCGGTCGGAGTCGAACGGCGGCGCGTGCTCGTCGCGATGGGTCACCACCAGGTCGAAGTCGGCGACCAGGCCGGGCACCGCGGCCGGGATCATGTCGATGTCCCGCACGTCCACCTCGAGCCCGTCG
Coding sequences within:
- a CDS encoding helix-turn-helix transcriptional regulator — protein: MRAERLVALLFTLQRKRGATAAELAAELGVSERTMHRDLAALRDAGVPLWTETGRNGGVRLVDGWRARLDGLTSREAVAIFAFGVPEALGALGLGTAVSAAHAKVSASLPKELREQAEHVAGRFHLDAPGWFRGEDSAGSLATVTRAVWESRRLRVSYRRRDKIAERLLEPLGLVLKAGVWYLVARVPEDDALRTYRVGRISEAELLDERFTRPEGFDLAGWWRESSAAFEQFTMRIEVRLRLSPRAFRQLPRVLGPEAMPSALLERHDLPDGWIEARLAMETEEIAIGQLTSLGGDVEVLSPESIRAGLAAIGAEMAARNAPLD
- a CDS encoding SDR family oxidoreductase, which translates into the protein MGAALSGKVAVVAGATRGASRAIAVELGRLGATVYVTGRTTRTERSEVDRPESIEDTAELVEDAGGKAIAVRVDHLESAQVASLAERVDREQGRLDILVNGLWGGDPYLEWEAPIWKHNLENGLRQLQLGVHSHLITSHHLLPLMIRQPGGLVVEMTDGTQEYNANYRKGATLPYYLAKANGHLLAIGQAAELEPYGCTAIGFTPGWLRSEAMLEGFGVTEENWRDACAEHPHFVISETPTFAGRTVAALAADPDRARFAGKTVSSGQLAKLYSINDVDGSRPDAWRYIEEVESVGKPADATGYR
- a CDS encoding DedA family protein translates to MDLALLALFVIAVVPLLPTEVALIGLAATAAQQEESVLPVLVVAVTGCLVSDQLVYLAGARGTGLVDRLRRRPSVASGLHRLAETSERHPRAPLVLIRWLPGGGTIGALVAGALRWPFRHFLAASAIGVTLWCAYIATIGYLGGSLIDEPAVGLLASLAVAVGLGALLSLVDRVRQGRRGDLGV
- a CDS encoding LysR family transcriptional regulator; its protein translation is MDIGRLRTLREFADRGSVTAAARALHCTPSAVSQQLRALQAEVGLPLTEPAGRGLRLTDAGRALVSRADEVLAALDRAESELDTYRSVPRGRVRLAIFPSGALLLLPGLLHRVAGFDGLEVDVRDIDMIPAAVPGLVADFDLVVTHRDEHAPPFDSDRLDVVHLLREPLDVALPPGHRLAGEERVDLAELAGERWIGVDVGFPVDDVLRSLTVRTGVQPTVFQRINDFRVIEALVAAGHGVALLPRYAISRAAGECLLRRPLAGIRAARHIEVVLRKGAAGRPAVAAVLGALHAEVAAATLPDAVDQAEQRAQPDGDGERGQ